A portion of the Gossypium arboreum isolate Shixiya-1 chromosome 8, ASM2569848v2, whole genome shotgun sequence genome contains these proteins:
- the LOC108468969 gene encoding GDSL esterase/lipase At5g18430-like has protein sequence MASSLALVSWLVLVLTLAMAVSKTQVEAARAFFVFGDSLVDNGNNNYLATTARADSPPYGIDTPSRRPTGRFSNGKNIPDFISEALGSEPLLPYLSPELNGDRLLVGANFASAGIGILNDTGIQFINIIRMFRQFEYFQEYQGRLANLVGTTEAQRIVSEALVLITVGGNDFVNNYFLVPFSARSRQFSLPDYVRYLISEYRKLLMRLYELGARKVLVTGTGPLGCVPAELAMRSPNGQCAAELQRAAGLFNPQLVQMINGLNSDLGANVFIAANTQQQTNDFISNPGAFGFTTSKIACCGQGPYNGLGLCTIASNLCPNRDLYAFWDPFHPSEKANRIIVNMILRGSTNYMSPMNLSSLLALDTIPRI, from the exons ATGGCGAGTTCACTGGCTCTTGTTTCATGGCTGGTTCTAGTTTTAACCCTTGCAATGGCAGTTTCAAAGACTCAAGTCGAAGCTGCCAGGGCATTCTTCGTATTCGGTGACTCGTTGGTCGACAATGGCAACAACAATTATCTAGCCACCACTGCTCGAGCCGATTCACCTCCTTATGGCATTGACACTCCGAGTCGTCGCCCCACTGGTCGCTTCTCGAATGGCAAAAACATACCCGATTTCATCA GTGAAGCACTCGGTTCGGAGCCGCTACTGCCGTATTTGAGTCCGGAACTCAATGGAGATAGGCTACTTGTTGGTGCCAACTTTGCTTCGGCTGGTATTGGTATCCTTAATGACACCGGAATACAATTT ATAAACATTATAAGAATGTTCAGGCAATTtgaatactttcaagaataccagGGCCGGTTAGCTAACCTCGTCGGTACCACCGAAGCACAGCGGATTGTATCCGAAGCTCTCGTACTCATCACTGTCGGCGGCAATGATTTTGTGAACAACTACTTCTTGGTCCCATTTTCCGCAAGATCTCGACAATTCAGTCTACCGGATTACGTTAGATATCTTATCTCCGAGTACAGAAAACTTCTAatg AGACTGTACGAACTTGGAGCGAGGAAGGTTCTGGTGACCGGCACCGGACCATTGGGTTGTGTTCCTGCCGAATTAGCCATGCGGAGCCCGAATGGTCAATGTGCAGCCGAGTTGCAACGAGCTGCCGGCTTGTTTAACCCACAACTGGTTCAAATGATAAATGGACTCAACAGTGATCTTGGTGCTAATGTTTTCATTGCTGCTAATACACAACAACAAACCAATGATTTCATTAGTAACCCCGGAGCCTTTG GATTTACTACATCAAAGATAGCATGTTGTGGGCAAGGACCTTACAATGGACTAGGATTATGTACCATAGCATCTAATTTGTGTCCGAACCGTGACTTGTATGCCTTTTGGGATCCGTTCCATCCGTCGGAGAAAGCAAACAGGATTATCGTCAACATGATATTGAGAGGGTCGACAAATTACATGAGTCCCATGAATCTAAGCTCTTTATTGGCTTTGGACACCATTCCAAGGATTTAG
- the LOC108467675 gene encoding GDSL esterase/lipase LTL1-like: MENSFTLVTIFGLLFTLGNVGPQAEAARAFFVFGDSLVDNGNNNYLATTARADAYPYGIDYPTHRATGRFSNGLNIPDLISEQIGSEPTLPYLSPELNGQRLLIGANFASAGIGILNDTGVQFVNIIRIGEQLQYFRQYQQRVSALIGPEQTQRLVNEALVLMTLGGNDFVNNYYLVPFSARSRQFALPDYVVYIISEYRKILLRLYELGARRVLVTGTGPLGCVPAELAQHSRAGECAIELQRASALFNPQLAEMLSGLNNELGADIFVAVNTNEMHMDWINNPQQFGFVTSKVACCGQGPYNGIGLCTIASNLCLNRDIYAFWDPFHPSERANRLIVQQIITGSTKYMHPMNLSTIMELDSRV, translated from the exons ATGGAGAACTCGTTCACATTGGTTACGATTTTCGGTCTGCTGTTTACTTTAGGCAATGTAGGTCCTCAAGCTGAGGCCGCGAGGGCGTTTTTCGTGTTCGGAGATTCATTAGTCGATAACGGTAACAACAACTATCTAGCTACCACGGCTCGTGCTGATGCTTACCCTTACGGTATCGACTATCCTACTCATAGAGCTACTGGCCGGTTCTCTAATGGCCTTAACATCCCAGATCTTATAA GTGAGCAAATTGGCTCTGAACCAACATTGCCATATCTGAGCCCGGAGCTAAACGGACAAAGGCTTCTTATTGGTGCCAACTTTGCTTCAGCTGGAATCGGCATTCTCAACGACACCGGAGTCCAATTC GTCAATATAATTAGAATCGGCGAGCAATTACAGTACTTCAGGCAATATCAGCAACGAGTGAGTGCACTTATTGGACCTGAACAAACACAACGCCTAGTGAATGAAGCACTTGTTCTAATGACCCTAGGTGGCAACGACTTCGTAAACAACTACTACTTGGTGCCGTTCTCGGCACGGTCACGGCAATTCGCACTCCCTGATTACGTCGTCTATATAATTTCCGAGTACCGGAAAATTCTTTTG AGGCTGTATGAGTTAGGGGCAAGGAGGGTATTGGTGACTGGAACCGGACCATTAGGTTGCGTCCCGGCGGAACTAGCTCAACACAGCAGAGCCGGTGAATGCGCGATCGAGCTGCAACGAGCCTCAGCTTTGTTCAACCCACAACTTGCTGAAATGCTCAGCGGACTCAACAATGAGCTTGGAGCAGATATTTTCGTTGCAGTAAATACAAATGAAATGCACATGGATTGGATCAATAACCCCCAACAATTCG GTTTTGTTACGTCCAAGGTAGCTTGTTGTGGTCAAGGACCTTACAATGGTATTGGGTTATGCACAATTGCATCAAACTTATGTCTGAATCGAGACATTTATGCATTTTGGGATCCATTCCATCCTTCGGAAAGAGCTAACAGGCTGATCGTACAACAGATCATTACTGGTTCAACTAAGTACATGCACCCAATGAACCTTAGTACCATCATGGAATTAGATTCAAGGGTTTAG